One Terriglobales bacterium genomic window, CGCGAACTCGTGCTTGCGTGATCTGACCACGCTCGAAATTCAGCGGTACTTCTCCGGCACAACTCTCTCAACACTCGGCCAAGAATCGAAGGACAAAATCCGCGATGTTCTGTCGAGCATTCTGCGCTCCGCAGTGGGATACGGTTTGTTGGTGAAGAATCCGGTGGAAGGAGTGAGGCTGCCAATTAGCAAGAGAGGAAAGCGCAAAGCGAAACCACACATCACACCAGAGCAGTTTGAGCAGCTCGTGAACCAAATCCCAGAACCGTACTCCACGATGGTGTACGTGGCGGTTTATTCCGGATTGCGCGTGAGCGAGTTGATCGGATTGCGATGGGAAGATGTCCACGCCGATTCCATCACGGTTGATGAGCGCTACTGCCGTGGCGATTGGGGAGAACCCAAGAGCGACTGCAGCAACGCCACAATTGGAGTGGATCGGTCGGTGATCGAACGCATTGAGCGATTGAAATCTTTGACTGTGATCGTGAGAGCAGGACGGGCAAAGCGGCGTTATAAAGCTGTGAAGTCCGCCCGCCCGAATGATCTCGTTTTCCAGTCAGTCAAAGATGCGAAACCGATGCGCGATAACAACGTGCTGGTTCGGTTCATTAAACCCGCTGCGCGAAAGCTTGGCATCGAGTTTGTGAACTGGCGGTCTCTGCGCACGTCTTACGCAACTTGGCTGATCGAGGCCGGTGCGAATCCCAAAGATGTACAAGGCCAGATGCGGCACTCGCGCATTGCGACGACGATGGACATCTACGCACAATTTGTTCCTGAGTCGCAGCAGCGCGCAATCAGCAAAATGAGTGCGATGGTTAAGCAGCGGTTGGCGGCTAAACACGCCACCGAAGCAGCCTCGCCAATGCCTAATGGATCGCAGTTGGTGCAGTGAATTGGAACCAAATGGAACCAAAACAGCGGAAAGGGCACTCGCAAGTGCTTGAAAACATGGTGGCCAGGGACGGAATCGAACCGCCGACGCCAGCCTTTTCAGGGCTGCGCTCTACCATCTGAGCTACCTGGCCAATCTGGAATGCGATTACAGGTTGGAGGCGTCGAACTGCAACGCTGAAAGAATTATAGCAACTCGGCTGCGGCGCATTTGGAACTGGGTTGCGTCGCGAGAACTTTCGGCGTTTGAGGCTCGAGCTTGGGCGTTTGGATCGAGGGCTTTGGGCGGCTGGACGACGAGGAGTACGATAATTTTTTCCGATTCTGACGATAAGAAATGTCGATTTCACATCTCTGCTGGATGGGCGCAGAGTATTAACTTGGAGGGCAATATGGAAACTCGTGAAACCGTCGTACTTTGTCCCAACTGCCGCTGGAGCGCTCGTGGTGAAGACGAGCAGGCGCTGAGCGAAGCCAAAGACTTTCACGCTATGTATGAATGTCCGCTGCCCTCGTCGGCCAGCGCGCATTCGGTGGATGCGCTCGCCAGCTAGCGCTCGCGCACAATCTTCCTAAATCACCGGTGTACGAAATGCAATCTTGGACTGCATTCGTACACCGGTTTCGTTTTTCGCCAAGGCACATCCTGGTTCCCGGAGTTGAGAACATTGTCGGAACCCTACGGAGGGCGGAAACTACGGACCGTCTCCCACGTAGACGTGAGGATCCGCGGCTGTATTGCGCGCGTTTTTGGAAGCCTTCGTGATGTTGATGTCAAAGCAGCTTCCTTTATCAGCATCGCCGCGGACATGCGTGGTGATTAAGTCCGTTGGCGTCGTGGTAGCAATATCGGTGTCGAAGGGCTGTTTGTGCGACGTCTTTTTGGCATCAGACGATTCGCAAGAGGGATCTTCGGTTGGAGCGGCGACAGTAAATTTATCATCGGTATCTGCGATCCACACCACTTTTGTGCCTGGGGCGAGCCAAATGGGATCGTGTTTCCTTCCGCCGTAATAGTCAACTGTGCTCAACGTTACCAGACAGAATTTTTTCGAAGTGTCGTAAAAATCGCACTCAAGGTAATTCGGATGGCTGCGATTGTGCCGTAGCTGCTGCTTCGACTCTGCGCCTTCACCGCCGCGATTTTGCCGTTCGCATCCGAGCTGCACAACTAACAACGCAATCAGGGCCGCAGTGGCCAGAGCGTATCTGCTGATCTTCATCGTTCTCTCCAGATCATTTTGGTTGAGAGCCCAGGAGCCTGGTAAACCGGGGGTCGTGCCGGAGTTCGTCAAATTCGACGGCGCGAGAGATTTCGGCCGTCGAGTAGCCCTTAGCAATCGCTTGCTTGAGCCACTTGAGAGCCTCGTTATACTCCCTCATTTGGCTGTGCACAATAGCGGCGAAGTATAGAGTTTCAGGATCGCTGGGACGGAGGCGAAGGGCAATGTCGAGATTCTGGCGAGCTTTGTCATCGTCCTTCAGCATGGAATAGTACTCGGCTGCTAAGAGTCGGGCATCAGCGTCATTTGGATTGACAGTAAGGTCTTTTTGGGTCAGGCGAAGAGCTTTCTGCAATGGCTCGCGTGCTTGCGAGTGGGTTGGAGGGAAGTAGTAATATGCGCGTCCTAAATTGCCATACGGTTGGATTTCGCTTGGTCCGAGACTAACCGCCTGCTGGAAGGCAGCAATCGCGTCGGGAAATCGCCGCAGAGCCAGATACGCCAGACCCAAATTGGAATAAGCCTCGTAAGTTGGGCGGCCAGCGATCGCGTGCTGCAGCGCCGCGATGGCCTTGTCATATTCACCCGATAGGAAATACGCGCCGCCCAATCTGGACCACGGTCGGGGATCCTCCGAATTCAGTTCGGTTGCGCGTCTGAACTGAGCGCCAGCGTCGGCATAGCGGCCCTGATGACTGTAAAACGTCCCCAGGCGCATGTAACCGATTTCGTAGTTTGGCCTGATCTGGATTTCTTTCTTGTATGCGTCTTCGGCCTGCGCGCGATCCTCGAGGCGTTCGTAGGCGGTGGCGAGTCCAAAGATGGCGTCGTCATTGGTGGGATCTTTGTCCAGTGCCACTCGGAAATTCGACGCGGCCTGCTGATTCTGTCCGCTCCTAAGAAAGAATGTTCCCAGGCAGATGGTTCCCTCGACGCGCTGGGGATCAAGATCGAGCGCGCGCTGACAGGTGTCTTCACTCTGCTTCATCCATCGTGAGTCGCGAGTGTCGCGGTACTTCTCGATGTACGCAATTCCCAATCCGGCATACGCTTCGGAGTAGCCTGGATCGAGCCGAAGTGCCTGCTGAAACTGCGAAATGGCGCCGTCCAAATCTTCGGGATGGCTCTCGTCGTGGAGAAACCCAGTCGCCCGCGTGTATGCCTTGAAAGCTTCAGGATTGGTGGTGCCGTGTCCTTCCGCGCCGATGTTCTTGTGAATTTCGATCTCCAGCATCTGCACGGTTCTGTCTACGACTTCGTCCTGCAGAGCAAAAGGACGATCTCTGCTTACACTAATGTCGCGCGCTCGTAGCAACCCGCGGGTGGCGGCATCGACCAACTCAAGGTGAATGACTGTCTTATTTTCAATCTGCTGTAACGTTCCTTCGATTGCCAGGTTTACTCCCAGTTTCTTGCGCGCATCCATCACGTCGGCAACATGCTCAGAAATCAATTCTCGCGGGGAGACGATCTGAACCTGCTGTGCCGACGTGGCTTCCATCAACTTCGCAGCGACAGTTGCACTGAGTCCCTTATCGAACGCGGGATCGTCGTTATCAATGCCTCGGAAGGGCATCACTGCTACGTACTTATTCGCTGGAACAGGGTGCAGTCTGGAATCTACCCAATCGACGATCCGGCGGTTTTCAAGCCCGATTAGCACGCCCAGAACCAACACTACGATCCCGGCGGTGACGGTTCGTCTAAGACGGCGCGTTGCTCGCCTCGCGACTGCGTCATCGAGGACTTCGAGATCACGCAACATCTCCCGGGCGGATTGGTAGCGCTGCCTCGGATCTTTCTGCAGCGCCTTGAGGATGATCTCCTGCAAAGGCTGGCAGATCTCGGCATTGAACTTGATCGGCGGTGGGACAGGACGATTGAGGATGGCGTCGATTAACAGCGCGCCGGTCTCGCTATAAGGTGGGCGGCCTACGCACATCTGATATAGAACCAGTCCTGCGCCGTAGATGTCGCTTCGCGCATCCGGCTGTGTGCCGCGAAGCTGCTCCGGCGACATGTAGGCTAGCGTGCCGGTCAGAATCGTGCTGTGCGTCTCAGTTGTAAGTTCGTGCGCCTGCTTGGACTTCTCGTCGCCTAAATCTGCTATGCCGAAATCGAGAATTTTCAAGAAGCTCTCGTGGGTGAGGCGCAGATTCGAAGGTTTTAGATCGCGATGAATGATTCCTTTTTCATGAGCAGCCGCCAGCCCACGCAGAAGCTGCATGGTGAGGGAAACAGCTAGAGTTTGCGGCAGAGGGCCGCGACTCAGCAGTTCATCGAGCGAAACACCTTCGATTAGTTCAACGACGAGAAAATCGCAATCATCCTGCGAGTCAAATTCGAAAATAGTCTCGATATTGGGATGGCTCAGGCGAGACAGCGCGATCGCCTCGTTCCGTACCCGGTGACGCGCTACGATGCTGCGAATGCTGCCGGGTGCAAGCAGCTTAATGGCGACGTCGCGTCCCAGGCGCTCGTCATGCGCACGATAGACGATGCCCATTCCTCCTGCGCCGATCTGCTCGAGCAGACGGTAACGCCCGAGCATTCCTCCGGTATGGCGTGTGGGGGCTGACATCAGAAGGGTGTGTTCGCAATCGTAGGATGGTTGAGGGGTAAGGTCAATGAATTACCGGAATGGGCCATGAAGAATCGGGTCATCGGACGATCGGGTCATCGGGCAAAGTGGGTGTGCGCAACGACGAATCAGCAATAGGCAAAAAGCAATAAGCAATAGGTTACAGACTGATAAACCAGGACTCCTTCGGAGCCTATCGCCTACTACCTATCTATTGCCGATTGTTCCTTCTCCTTCACCCGATGACGCGATGACCCGATGACCCGATTCTTCATGCTCGCCATCCTCAAATAGAATCGAACCATGGCTTTTCGCAGCGACAATCGCACGGCTGAGCAGATGCGTCCGGTGCGCATCACCCCTGACTACATCGGCATGGCCGAGGGTTCGGCACTGATCGAGGTTGGGCACACGCGCGTGATTTGTACGGCTTCTATCGAAGAAAGTGTTCCAGGGTTCCTTCGCAATTCGGGAAAGGGCTGGATCACCAGCGAATACGGAATGCTTCCGCGTTCGACGCTCACCCGTACGCCGCGCGAATCCAGCAAAGGCCGAATCGGTGGACGAACTCACGAGATTCAGAGGTTGATCGGAAGATCATTGCGCACGATTTGTGACTTGTCGCAATTGGGCGAGCGCACCATCTT contains:
- a CDS encoding site-specific integrase, with the translated sequence ANSCLRDLTTLEIQRYFSGTTLSTLGQESKDKIRDVLSSILRSAVGYGLLVKNPVEGVRLPISKRGKRKAKPHITPEQFEQLVNQIPEPYSTMVYVAVYSGLRVSELIGLRWEDVHADSITVDERYCRGDWGEPKSDCSNATIGVDRSVIERIERLKSLTVIVRAGRAKRRYKAVKSARPNDLVFQSVKDAKPMRDNNVLVRFIKPAARKLGIEFVNWRSLRTSYATWLIEAGANPKDVQGQMRHSRIATTMDIYAQFVPESQQRAISKMSAMVKQRLAAKHATEAASPMPNGSQLVQ
- a CDS encoding tetratricopeptide repeat protein, translated to MSAPTRHTGGMLGRYRLLEQIGAGGMGIVYRAHDERLGRDVAIKLLAPGSIRSIVARHRVRNEAIALSRLSHPNIETIFEFDSQDDCDFLVVELIEGVSLDELLSRGPLPQTLAVSLTMQLLRGLAAAHEKGIIHRDLKPSNLRLTHESFLKILDFGIADLGDEKSKQAHELTTETHSTILTGTLAYMSPEQLRGTQPDARSDIYGAGLVLYQMCVGRPPYSETGALLIDAILNRPVPPPIKFNAEICQPLQEIILKALQKDPRQRYQSAREMLRDLEVLDDAVARRATRRLRRTVTAGIVVLVLGVLIGLENRRIVDWVDSRLHPVPANKYVAVMPFRGIDNDDPAFDKGLSATVAAKLMEATSAQQVQIVSPRELISEHVADVMDARKKLGVNLAIEGTLQQIENKTVIHLELVDAATRGLLRARDISVSRDRPFALQDEVVDRTVQMLEIEIHKNIGAEGHGTTNPEAFKAYTRATGFLHDESHPEDLDGAISQFQQALRLDPGYSEAYAGLGIAYIEKYRDTRDSRWMKQSEDTCQRALDLDPQRVEGTICLGTFFLRSGQNQQAASNFRVALDKDPTNDDAIFGLATAYERLEDRAQAEDAYKKEIQIRPNYEIGYMRLGTFYSHQGRYADAGAQFRRATELNSEDPRPWSRLGGAYFLSGEYDKAIAALQHAIAGRPTYEAYSNLGLAYLALRRFPDAIAAFQQAVSLGPSEIQPYGNLGRAYYYFPPTHSQAREPLQKALRLTQKDLTVNPNDADARLLAAEYYSMLKDDDKARQNLDIALRLRPSDPETLYFAAIVHSQMREYNEALKWLKQAIAKGYSTAEISRAVEFDELRHDPRFTRLLGSQPK